The Anastrepha ludens isolate Willacy chromosome 2, idAnaLude1.1, whole genome shotgun sequence genome contains a region encoding:
- the LOC128855091 gene encoding protein tailless, translating into MQSDEDYKHAESLSPPSSSRILFHVPCRVCNDHSSGKHYGIYACDGCAGFFKRSIRRSRQYVCKSQKQGECVIDKTHRNQCRACRLNKCIDRGMNKDAVQHERGPRSSTLRRQISMFKEAVLSSTELGPDLMVNPNLYNGFPVNPMLLAGVPPPQPLHPALRHPFPPPMVLDLSVSARTSNHPLHQNPLGFFGPSHAAFVNTPAFPPTPPLMAAEHLKETAAEHLFKNVNWVKSVQAFRELPLHDQFYLLEESWKEFFVLAISQYLMPVNFQQLLFVYESENTNRDMVNVVKCEIHLFQEVLNQMCQLHIDSREYECLRAIVLFRKPSQNEDTANNSFGTGASGSPNSSSSGGSRGLTDAYRVAYLYEQARNTLQAYELRTNPSQPMRFQSLITMLPAISKLSGFSIEELFFRKTIGEVNIVRLIADMYGKRTF; encoded by the exons ATGCAGTCGGACGAAGACTATAAACATGCGGAGAGCTTATCACCACCTTCGTCAA GTCGCATACTTTTTCATGTGCCATGCAGAGTTTGCAACGATCATAGTTCCGGAAAACATTACGGCATTTACGCTTGTGACGGATGCGCTGGATTCTTTAAACGATCCATTCGCCGCTCCCGCCAATATGTTTGCAAATCGCAGAAGCAAGGAGAGTGCGTGATTGACAAAACTCATCGCAATCAATGTCGCGCATGCCGCCTGAACAAGTGCATCGATAGGGGCATGAACAAGGACGCCGTCCAACATGAACGTGGACCACGCAGCTCCACGTTGCGTCGACAAATTAGCATGTTCAAGGAGGCAGTGTTGAGCTCGACCGAATTGGGACCAGACCTAATGGTCAATCCCAACTTGTATAATGGATTTCCTGTGAATCCAATGCTGTTAGCGGGCGTGCCACCACCGCAACCGCTACATCCGGCTCTGAGACACCCATTCCCCCCGCCGATGGTTTTGGATTTATCAGTATCGGCACGTACATCCAATCATCCGCTGCATCAAAATCCACTTGGATTCTTTGGACCGAGTCATGCGGCATTCGTTAATACACCTGCTTTTCCACCAACTCCACCACTGATGGCAGCAGAACATCTAAAAGAAACAGCAGCTGAACATCTATTCAAAAACGTAAATTGGGTTAAGAGTGTGCAAGCTTTTCGGGAATTGCCATTACATGACCAATTTTACCTGCTGGAGGAGTCTTGGAaggagttttttgttttagcaaTTTCTCAGTACCTCATGCCAGTCAACTTCCAACAGTTACTCTTCGTCTATGAATCGGAGAATACGAATCGCGACATGGTGAATGTTGTGAAATGCGAGATTCACCTCTTCCAGGAGGTGCTAAATCAAATGTGTCAACTGCATATCGACAGCCGCGAGTATGAATGTTTACGTGCAATTGTGCTCTTCCGCAAACCATCCCAGAACGAGGATACGGCCAATAACTCTTTTGGCACTGGTGCCAGTGGTAGTCCAAATTCAAGTTCGTCCGGCGGCTCTCGTGGCCTCACCGATGCATACAGGGTGGCTTATTTGTACGAGCAGGCACGCAATACCCTTCAAGCCTACGAGTTACGTACAAACCCATCACAACCGATGCGTTTCCAATCGTTGATCACTATGTTGCCGGCCATAAGCAAGTTGTCGGGATTCAGTATCGAGGAATTGTTCTTCCGGAAGACAATTGGCGAGGTCAACATTGTGCGTCTCATAGCCGATATGTACGGCAAACGCACCTTTTAG